A portion of the Cellulophaga algicola DSM 14237 genome contains these proteins:
- the folE gene encoding GTP cyclohydrolase I FolE encodes MAPYKKFEEYNIEITDDVRSNYKTIIEGVGEDITREGLVKTPERAAKAMLYLTQGYQQDPVAILKGAMFKEDYDDMVIIKDIELYSLCEHHMLPFFGKAHIAYIPNGHIVGLSKIPRVVDVFSRRLQVQERLTHDILECLNDTLKPKGVAVVIEASHMCMMMRGVQKQNSVTTTSGFRGQFEKQETRNEFLKLISSKLS; translated from the coding sequence ATGGCACCATATAAAAAGTTTGAGGAATATAATATTGAAATTACTGATGATGTTCGCAGTAATTACAAAACAATCATTGAAGGAGTTGGTGAAGATATTACCAGAGAAGGTTTAGTGAAAACTCCTGAACGCGCTGCTAAAGCAATGCTTTATTTAACACAAGGATACCAACAAGATCCTGTAGCTATTTTAAAAGGAGCAATGTTCAAAGAAGATTATGACGATATGGTTATTATAAAAGACATAGAGTTATATTCACTTTGCGAGCATCATATGTTACCATTTTTTGGGAAAGCGCATATTGCTTATATTCCTAACGGACACATTGTAGGTTTAAGTAAAATTCCTCGTGTTGTAGATGTTTTTTCAAGACGTTTACAGGTGCAAGAGCGTTTAACTCATGATATTTTAGAGTGTTTAAATGATACTTTAAAACCAAAAGGTGTTGCTGTAGTTATAGAAGCTTCACATATGTGTATGATGATGCGTGGTGTTCAAAAGCAAAATTCTGTTACAACAACTTCTGGATTTAGAGGCCAATTTGAAAAGCAAGAAACAAGAAAT